The sequence below is a genomic window from Candidatus Binatia bacterium.
AGATTGTCAAGCATTACACAGGCAGGAACCGGCGCCGACCATGAGGGAGGCAGCATGACCAAGACTGCGGATCGCATCTTACTCGGACTTCAGGACGCACTAGCGTTCGCGCAGGGGAAGGCGGGCCGACGCCGTGAACACCGTGTTCTCGTGGCGCCGAGGGTTGACGTGAAGGGCATCCGTGCACGCTTGCAGATGACCCAGGCGGAGTTCGCCAACACCTTCGGTTTTACGCTCCATGCCGTTCGGCACTGGGAACAGGGGACACGGACACCCGAGGGGCCCGCACGAGTTTTGCTCACGGTCATCGCGCAGGAACCGGGTGCCGTCGTTCGGGCGCTGCGGCGGACGGCGGCATGATATGAGAGCGGGTATCGTCGTGAGCGCCCGTGCCGGTGCCGTGGGCAGAGGGGTGGCCCCGGGGCCGTGAGGGCCTGAGGGCTTGTCGATTCTTTTGGTGCGATGAAAGAAGGGCCCCCCTCCCCGGTTGCGGGGAGGGGGGCCCTGGGGTTTCGGTTACGGCTTCACCAGCTTGAACTGGAAGACGGTGACGAGATCG
It includes:
- a CDS encoding transcriptional regulator; the protein is MTKTADRILLGLQDALAFAQGKAGRRREHRVLVAPRVDVKGIRARLQMTQAEFANTFGFTLHAVRHWEQGTRTPEGPARVLLTVIAQEPGAVVRALRRTAA